Genomic DNA from Luteitalea sp.:
GTCCCGCCGAGAAGACCGCCAGCCATCTCGAAGGTTCCGGTAATCTTCATGCCGCGGCGGGGCATGAAGGGGTTGTCGACCGTGTTGTAGACGACGCTCGGGTTCAAGCGGCTCTCGATGTACCGCCCGTCATTCAAGAATGGGTCGAACGATGGCTCGCCCTCACCGGAGCGACCCGTGCTGAGGAAGTCCTCGTGCACGGCCGTGTCGACCACCTCGTACGTATAGGACGTGTAGCCACGAGCGAAGCGGGCCACGGGCAGGCCGCCGAGCAGTGTCATCCCGCTCCTGACCTCGCTGTAGCCCACGGTGTTCGCGTCCATGTACAAGTCGTACTTGCGCGAGAACAGCGTGACGCCAGCCGTGATGGGCCGACCGAACAGATACGGCTCGCTAGCGGAGAACTGATAGCTCTTGGCACGCTCTCCCGTCTGCACCGACACCTGGAAGGTTTCGCCTTGCCCGAGGAAGTTGGTGGTCGCGAACGAGGCGTTGACGAACATGCCATCGATCCCCGACATTCCTCCGCCGAACATGAACTCGTTCCGGTTGCGCTCGTTGAGGTTCAGGGTGACGTCCACCTTGTTCTTGGCCTGTGGCGTCTTCTCGACCTGGATGTCGTCTTGAGCCTCCCCTTCGCCGAGCGGTTGGAAGTAGCCCAGCTGGTTGATGCGTCTGATGCTGTACTTGAGGCCCTCTGTGTTGAAGACGCCGCCCTCCAGGAGCGCCATCTCGCGCCGAATCACGTGGTCTTTCGTCGTGGTGTTGCCGGTGAACATGATCCGGTCCACGAAATACTGCTCACCCTCCTCCATGTGCATCGTCACATCGACGACAGCTGGCTTGCTGTCGTCGGTGTTCGCTGCAACTGGTGCGGCCTTGGGATCCTTCGTGTCCTTGAAACTGAACTCGGGATACGCCGTGAACTCGAAATACCCCCCGGAGCCGTAGAGCTCGCTCGCCTTCTCGACCCCTTTCCGGATTCGCTCCTCGTCGTAGTAGTCCTCTTGTTCGAGCGAGAAGAGCGGTTGCAGCGCCTCGTCCTTGACCACTGTGTTGTCTGCGAAGGCGACGCTGCCCACGCGGTAGCGACGGCCCTCCGTGACGGGGATCCGCAGCTCGATGAAGCGCTTCTCCCGATCTTGCGAGGCCTTGAGCGATCGGATCTCGGGCTGGCCCACGCTGGCCTTGAGATAGCCCTCCTCGCGGTAGTAACCGAGGATCCGCTGCGCGTCTTCTTCGAACTGCTCTTCCTTGTAGACGCCACTGCCGATGCCGATGAACCGGAAGAGTCCCGCCTGCTTGTTGTGCTCCATCTTGCCGCGCAGCTTGCGGTCCGATACCGCCTCATTGCCGAGAAACGTGATGCGGCCGATCTCGACCTTGGGGCCGTCCTCGATGTTGAACGTCAGGTGCACGAGCTTCGGCCCGGTCTTCAACGGCGTCAGGCTGTGGGT
This window encodes:
- the bamA gene encoding outer membrane protein assembly factor BamA, which encodes THSLTPLKTGPKLVHLTFNIEDGPKVEIGRITFLGNEAVSDRKLRGKMEHNKQAGLFRFIGIGSGVYKEEQFEEDAQRILGYYREEGYLKASVGQPEIRSLKASQDREKRFIELRIPVTEGRRYRVGSVAFADNTVVKDEALQPLFSLEQEDYYDEERIRKGVEKASELYGSGGYFEFTAYPEFSFKDTKDPKAAPVAANTDDSKPAVVDVTMHMEEGEQYFVDRIMFTGNTTTKDHVIRREMALLEGGVFNTEGLKYSIRRINQLGYFQPLGEGEAQDDIQVEKTPQAKNKVDVTLNLNERNRNEFMFGGGMSGIDGMFVNASFATTNFLGQGETFQVSVQTGERAKSYQFSASEPYLFGRPITAGVTLFSRKYDLYMDANTVGYSEVRSGMTLLGGLPVARFARGYTSYTYEVVDTAVHEDFLSTGRSGEGEPSFDPFLNDGRYIESRLNPSVVYNTVDNPFMPRRGMKITGTFEMAGGLLGGTLDYIRPEAEAILYIPHTQRTALGLRGQIGYIQPFADTDELPYYRRFFLGGETQIRGVDFRSVGPVDAQNRAIGGDKFLLFNAEYYFDVAGPVRLLAFHDAGQAFEQDQPFNFRQLRTSTGGELRVIVPMMNVPFRLIYAWNIYRDSFQPERTFKFAVGTTF